A single Pseudomonas sp. HN11 DNA region contains:
- the mraZ gene encoding division/cell wall cluster transcriptional repressor MraZ, which produces MFRGANAISLDAKGRLAMPSRYRDELISRSSGQLIITIDAVDPCLCVYPLDEWELIETKLRALPSLREENRRLQRLLIGNAVDLELDGSGRFLVPPRLREYARLDKRAMLVGQLNKFQLWDEDAWDAVSAADLAAIQQPGAMPDELRDLIL; this is translated from the coding sequence GTGTTTCGCGGAGCTAACGCTATCAGTCTCGATGCAAAAGGCCGTCTCGCCATGCCGAGCCGGTATCGTGACGAGCTCATTTCGCGAAGTTCCGGACAATTGATCATCACGATCGACGCCGTTGACCCTTGTTTATGCGTGTACCCGCTCGATGAGTGGGAGTTGATCGAAACCAAGTTGCGCGCCCTGCCTTCATTGCGTGAAGAAAACCGTCGCCTGCAGCGTTTGCTGATTGGTAATGCCGTCGACCTCGAGTTGGATGGCAGCGGTCGTTTCCTGGTGCCTCCGCGTCTGCGCGAGTACGCCAGGCTGGACAAGCGCGCAATGCTGGTTGGCCAACTGAACAAGTTCCAATTGTGGGACGAAGATGCCTGGGATGCTGTTTCTGCAGCTGACCTGGCTGCTATTCAACAACCGGGCGCCATGCCTGATGAACTGCGTGATTTGATCCTGTGA
- the rsmH gene encoding 16S rRNA (cytosine(1402)-N(4))-methyltransferase RsmH has protein sequence MTIDSGFNHITVLLDEAVEALAVRADGCYLDGTFGRGGHSRLILSQLGPDGKLLGFDKDPQAIATGQALAAEDGRFVVVQRSFAELGAEVAERGMAGKVAGVLLDLGVSSPQLDDPERGFSFMNDGPLDMRMDPTRGISAAEFIATAPVEEIARVFKEYGEERFAGRMARAVVERREIQPFERTADLAEVLKVANPAWEKGKNPATRAFQGLRIHVNNELGDLEAGLEAALEALEVGGRLVVISFHSLEDRIVKLFMRRLVKGESDNLPRNLPVRFEAFVPKIKIHGKAQFASETELKANPRSRSAVMRVAEKLR, from the coding sequence GTGACTATTGATAGCGGCTTTAACCACATCACCGTACTGCTTGACGAAGCCGTTGAGGCTCTCGCCGTACGCGCGGATGGCTGCTATCTGGATGGCACCTTCGGCAGAGGCGGGCATAGCCGGTTGATACTCAGCCAGCTCGGGCCCGACGGCAAACTTCTCGGGTTCGACAAGGACCCTCAAGCGATTGCCACCGGGCAAGCGCTAGCGGCCGAAGACGGCCGCTTTGTCGTTGTGCAGCGCAGCTTTGCCGAACTGGGTGCCGAAGTCGCCGAGCGCGGCATGGCGGGCAAGGTGGCCGGGGTTTTGCTCGACCTGGGCGTGTCTTCGCCACAGCTCGACGACCCGGAGCGCGGCTTCAGTTTCATGAATGATGGCCCGCTCGATATGCGCATGGACCCGACGCGGGGCATCAGCGCAGCGGAGTTCATCGCCACCGCGCCGGTGGAAGAAATTGCCCGTGTGTTCAAGGAATACGGTGAAGAACGCTTCGCCGGCCGCATGGCCCGCGCCGTGGTCGAGCGCCGTGAAATCCAGCCGTTCGAGCGCACTGCCGATCTGGCCGAAGTACTGAAAGTCGCCAACCCTGCCTGGGAAAAGGGCAAGAACCCGGCGACCCGTGCATTTCAGGGCCTGCGTATTCACGTCAACAACGAATTGGGCGACCTGGAGGCCGGCCTTGAGGCTGCCCTTGAGGCGTTGGAAGTGGGCGGTCGCCTGGTGGTGATCAGCTTCCACTCCCTGGAAGATCGTATCGTCAAGCTGTTCATGCGTCGCCTGGTCAAGGGCGAGTCCGACAACCTGCCGCGCAACCTGCCGGTACGTTTCGAAGCTTTTGTGCCGAAAATCAAAATCCATGGCAAAGCGCAGTTCGCTTCCGAAACCGAACTCAAGGCCAACCCACGTTCCCGTAGCGCCGTCATGCGCGTCGCGGAGAAGTTGCGGTGA
- the ftsL gene encoding cell division protein FtsL — protein MSKLFAKPLPGGSFFMLLLFVGVLVSAIAVSYSAHYNRQLLNTLYGELSVRDKAQAEWGRLILEQSTWTAHSRIEVLATEQLKMHIPGAAEVRMVAP, from the coding sequence GTGAGCAAGCTTTTCGCCAAGCCCCTCCCGGGCGGCAGCTTCTTTATGTTGCTGCTGTTTGTCGGCGTGCTGGTTTCCGCGATTGCGGTGTCTTACAGCGCGCACTACAACCGTCAACTGCTCAATACCCTGTATGGGGAATTGAGTGTGCGTGACAAAGCGCAAGCGGAGTGGGGCCGGCTGATCCTGGAACAAAGCACCTGGACGGCCCATAGCCGTATCGAAGTGCTGGCCACCGAACAGCTGAAAATGCACATTCCTGGCGCGGCTGAAGTTCGCATGGTGGCGCCATGA
- a CDS encoding peptidoglycan D,D-transpeptidase FtsI family protein, giving the protein MKLEGALYPWRFRLMLGLLALMVGAIAWRIIDLQVVDRDFLIGQGDARSLRHIPIPAHRGLITDRNGEPLAVSTPVTTLWANAKELQVAKDKWPELAAALGQDPKALAERLEAQANKEFIYLVRGLTPEQGQQVLDLKIPGVYGIEEFRRFYPAGETTAHMVGFTDIDDHGREGVELAYDEWLAGVPGKRQVIKDRRGRLIKDVQVTKNAKAGKPLALSIDLRLQYLANRELRNAIIENGAKAGSLVIMDVKTGEILAMVNQPTYNPNNRRNLQPAMMRNRAMIDVFEPGSTMKAISMSAALETGRWKPSDKVEVYPGTLQLGKYTIRDVSRTEGPVLDLTGILINSSNVGMSKVAFDIGGETIYHLAQKIGLGQPTGLDFPGERVGNLPNYRDWKKAETATLSYGYGLSVTAIQLAHAFSVLANNGRMVPLSLIHVDEAPKATQVIPENVAKTMQGMLQQVIEAPRGVFRAQVPAYHVAGKSGTARKTSVGTKGYAENSYRSLFAGFGPMSDPRYAIVVVIDEPSKAGYFGGLVSAPVFSKVMSGTLRLMNITPDNLPPTQQANAGPPTAAVKANGGRG; this is encoded by the coding sequence ATGAAACTCGAGGGCGCACTCTACCCATGGCGCTTCCGCCTGATGCTCGGCTTGCTGGCATTGATGGTCGGTGCGATCGCCTGGCGGATCATCGATCTGCAAGTGGTCGACCGTGACTTCCTGATCGGCCAAGGCGATGCCCGCAGCCTGCGGCATATCCCGATTCCTGCGCACCGTGGTCTGATTACCGACCGTAATGGCGAGCCCCTGGCCGTCAGTACGCCGGTGACCACCCTGTGGGCCAACGCCAAGGAATTGCAGGTCGCCAAAGACAAGTGGCCGGAACTGGCGGCCGCCCTGGGCCAGGACCCGAAAGCCTTGGCCGAGCGCCTGGAAGCCCAGGCCAACAAAGAATTCATCTACCTGGTTCGCGGGCTTACCCCGGAACAAGGCCAGCAAGTGCTCGACCTTAAGATTCCCGGTGTCTATGGCATCGAGGAATTTCGTCGTTTCTACCCCGCCGGTGAAACCACCGCGCATATGGTCGGCTTTACCGACATTGATGACCATGGTCGTGAGGGCGTGGAACTCGCCTACGATGAATGGCTCGCCGGGGTCCCCGGCAAACGACAAGTCATCAAGGATCGGCGCGGCAGACTGATCAAGGATGTCCAAGTCACCAAAAACGCCAAGGCCGGTAAGCCCTTGGCGTTGTCGATTGACCTGCGCCTGCAATACCTGGCCAACCGCGAGCTGCGTAACGCGATCATCGAGAACGGCGCCAAAGCTGGCAGCCTGGTGATCATGGACGTGAAGACCGGCGAGATCCTCGCCATGGTCAACCAGCCGACCTACAACCCGAACAACCGTCGCAACCTGCAACCGGCAATGATGCGTAACCGCGCCATGATCGACGTGTTCGAGCCGGGTTCGACCATGAAAGCCATCTCGATGAGCGCCGCCCTCGAAACCGGACGCTGGAAGCCCAGCGACAAGGTCGAGGTGTATCCAGGCACTTTGCAGTTGGGCAAGTACACCATTCGTGACGTGTCTCGTACCGAAGGTCCAGTGTTGGATCTGACAGGTATCCTGATCAACTCCAGTAACGTGGGCATGAGTAAGGTCGCCTTCGATATCGGCGGCGAAACCATCTACCACCTGGCGCAAAAAATCGGCCTTGGGCAACCTACCGGCCTGGACTTCCCAGGCGAGCGCGTGGGCAACCTGCCGAACTATCGCGACTGGAAAAAAGCCGAGACCGCCACGCTTTCCTACGGTTACGGCCTGTCGGTGACGGCGATCCAACTGGCCCACGCTTTCTCTGTATTGGCGAATAATGGCCGGATGGTTCCGCTGAGTCTGATCCACGTCGACGAAGCCCCGAAAGCCACACAGGTGATCCCGGAAAACGTCGCCAAGACCATGCAAGGCATGCTGCAACAAGTGATCGAAGCACCGCGCGGCGTATTCCGTGCCCAGGTGCCGGCGTATCACGTGGCCGGCAAGTCGGGTACTGCGCGTAAAACCTCGGTGGGTACCAAGGGCTACGCCGAAAACTCCTACCGTTCGCTCTTCGCCGGTTTCGGCCCGATGAGTGATCCACGCTACGCCATCGTCGTGGTGATCGACGAGCCGAGCAAAGCCGGTTACTTCGGTGGCCTGGTCTCGGCCCCGGTGTTCAGCAAAGTGATGTCCGGCACCCTGCGTCTGATGAACATCACGCCGGACAATCTGCCGCCGACCCAACAAGCGAATGCCGGACCACCAACCGCTGCGGTAAAAGCCAATGGAGGGCGCGGCTGA
- a CDS encoding UDP-N-acetylmuramoyl-L-alanyl-D-glutamate--2,6-diaminopimelate ligase, translating to MSLSLNKIFAHAGRDLLIRELSLDSRNVRAGDLFLAVPGGKFDGRAHIADALQRGAAAVAYEVEGATVLPITDVPLIPVKGLAKQLSDIAGRFYGEPSRHVNLVGVTGTNGKTSVTQLIAQALDLLGQHCGIVGTLGTGFYGALQSGLHTTPNPIAVQATLADLKKAGAKAVAMEVSSHGLHQGRVAALAFDVVVMTNLSRDHLDYHGTMEAYAAEKAKLFAWNDLKCRVVNLDDAFGRQLAAEDRESRLISYSLEDASAYLYCREAQFNDEGVRATLVTPQGEHHLRSSLLGRFNLSNTLAAIGALLGLDYALDEILRVLPKLEGPVGRMQRLGGGKQPLVVVDYAHTPDALEKVLVALRPHAKGKLLCLFGCGGDRDRGKRPLMAEIVERLADGVLVTDDNPRSEDPSQIFDDIRVGFKDASKATFVAGRGAAIAQLIASAGADDVVVLAGKGHEDYQEINGERHAFSDLVEADHALTAWEVAHA from the coding sequence ATGTCTCTTAGCCTGAACAAGATTTTTGCCCATGCCGGTCGCGATCTGCTGATTCGCGAGTTGAGCCTGGACAGCCGTAATGTGCGCGCCGGTGACCTGTTCCTGGCAGTGCCTGGCGGCAAATTCGATGGGCGTGCACACATCGCCGATGCGTTGCAGCGCGGTGCGGCCGCCGTGGCTTACGAAGTGGAAGGCGCCACCGTGCTGCCGATCACTGACGTGCCATTGATTCCGGTCAAAGGTTTGGCCAAGCAACTTTCTGACATCGCTGGGCGTTTTTACGGCGAGCCAAGTCGACACGTCAATCTGGTCGGCGTCACCGGCACCAACGGCAAGACCAGCGTGACCCAATTGATCGCCCAGGCACTTGACCTGCTGGGTCAACATTGCGGCATCGTCGGCACCTTGGGCACCGGTTTTTATGGCGCGCTGCAAAGCGGCCTGCACACCACACCGAACCCTATCGCCGTGCAAGCGACCCTGGCCGACCTGAAAAAGGCCGGCGCCAAGGCGGTTGCCATGGAAGTGTCGTCCCACGGTTTACACCAAGGCCGCGTTGCTGCGCTGGCGTTTGATGTGGTGGTGATGACCAACCTGTCCCGCGATCACCTCGACTACCACGGCACCATGGAAGCCTACGCTGCCGAGAAGGCCAAGCTGTTTGCCTGGAACGACCTCAAGTGCCGCGTGGTAAACCTGGATGACGCCTTCGGCCGCCAACTGGCTGCCGAAGACCGCGAGTCGCGCCTGATCAGCTACAGCCTGGAAGACGCCAGCGCGTACCTGTATTGCCGCGAAGCCCAATTCAATGACGAAGGTGTGCGCGCCACACTGGTGACGCCGCAGGGTGAACATCATTTGCGCAGCAGCCTGCTCGGCCGTTTCAACCTGAGCAACACCCTGGCCGCCATCGGCGCATTGCTCGGCCTGGATTACGCCCTCGACGAAATCCTGCGCGTACTGCCAAAGCTGGAAGGCCCGGTCGGGCGCATGCAGCGCCTGGGTGGCGGCAAGCAGCCGTTGGTAGTGGTCGATTACGCCCACACGCCGGATGCCCTGGAAAAAGTGCTGGTCGCCCTGCGACCGCATGCCAAGGGCAAACTGCTGTGCTTGTTCGGGTGTGGTGGTGATCGCGATCGCGGCAAACGTCCGCTGATGGCCGAGATTGTCGAGCGTCTGGCCGATGGCGTGCTCGTCACCGACGACAACCCTCGCAGCGAAGACCCGAGCCAGATTTTCGACGACATCCGTGTCGGCTTCAAAGACGCGTCCAAGGCCACTTTTGTTGCCGGTCGCGGTGCAGCCATCGCCCAATTGATCGCCAGCGCCGGTGCTGACGATGTGGTGGTGCTGGCCGGTAAAGGTCACGAGGACTATCAGGAAATCAACGGCGAGCGGCATGCCTTCTCCGATCTGGTCGAGGCTGACCATGCCTTGACTGCCTGGGAGGTCGCCCATGCTTAA
- a CDS encoding UDP-N-acetylmuramoyl-tripeptide--D-alanyl-D-alanine ligase, producing MLKAMTFSELIQALAARVLSSDCSFDGVSIDSRAIKPGQLFVALAGPRFDGHDYLNDVAAKGAVGALVQREVPDSTLPQLLVADTRVALGQLGALNRAAFDKPVAAVTGSSGKTTVKELLAGVLRTRGPVLATRGNLNNDFGAPLTLLELTPEHTAAVIELGASRVGEIAYTVALTKPHVAIINNAGTAHVGEFGGPEKIVEAKGEILEGLDASGTAVLNLDDKAFETWRVRAAGRKVLTFAVLNAAADFHASNITVDARGCPSFTLHTPQGSEHVQLNLLGNHNVANALAAAAAAYALGVSLFGIATGLGAVQPVKGRTVAQLASNGMRVIDDTYNANQSSICAAIDLLKSFDGRKVLVLGDIAELGEWAEQSHREVGAYAAGKVDAFYAVGPHMAHAVSVFGPGARHFATQAELIQALAATEHDKHTTILIKGSRSAVMENVVAALCGSSTEKH from the coding sequence ATGCTTAAAGCGATGACATTCAGCGAACTGATCCAGGCCCTGGCGGCCCGTGTGCTGTCGAGCGATTGCAGTTTCGACGGCGTGAGTATCGACAGCCGTGCCATCAAGCCGGGGCAATTGTTTGTCGCCCTGGCTGGCCCGCGCTTCGATGGTCACGACTACCTGAATGACGTCGCCGCCAAAGGTGCCGTGGGTGCCTTGGTGCAGCGCGAAGTGCCTGATTCAACGTTGCCGCAATTGCTGGTCGCCGACACCCGTGTGGCGCTGGGCCAACTGGGTGCGCTGAACCGTGCTGCCTTCGATAAGCCTGTTGCAGCCGTCACCGGCTCCAGCGGCAAGACCACGGTCAAGGAACTGCTGGCCGGTGTGCTGCGCACGCGCGGCCCGGTCCTCGCCACCCGTGGCAACCTGAACAATGATTTCGGCGCGCCGCTGACCCTGCTTGAACTGACCCCGGAACACACGGCGGCCGTGATCGAACTGGGCGCGTCCCGCGTCGGCGAAATCGCCTACACCGTGGCGCTGACCAAGCCCCACGTGGCGATCATCAATAACGCCGGTACCGCCCACGTCGGCGAGTTCGGCGGCCCGGAAAAAATCGTCGAAGCCAAGGGTGAAATCCTCGAAGGCCTGGATGCATCGGGCACCGCTGTACTGAATCTTGACGACAAGGCCTTCGAAACCTGGCGTGTACGTGCCGCCGGTCGCAAGGTCCTGACGTTTGCCGTGCTCAATGCCGCGGCTGATTTCCATGCCTCCAACATTACCGTTGATGCGCGTGGTTGCCCGTCCTTTACCTTGCACACCCCGCAAGGCAGCGAACACGTGCAACTGAATCTGCTGGGCAACCATAACGTCGCCAATGCCCTGGCCGCCGCTGCAGCCGCCTACGCACTGGGCGTGTCGCTGTTCGGTATCGCTACAGGTTTGGGCGCGGTGCAGCCGGTCAAAGGGCGCACCGTGGCGCAGCTGGCCAGCAATGGCATGCGCGTGATCGACGACACCTATAACGCCAACCAGTCCTCCATCTGCGCTGCCATCGACCTGCTCAAAAGCTTCGACGGCCGCAAGGTGCTGGTGCTGGGTGATATCGCAGAACTGGGCGAATGGGCCGAACAGTCCCACCGTGAAGTCGGCGCTTATGCTGCCGGCAAAGTCGACGCGTTTTACGCCGTCGGCCCGCACATGGCACACGCCGTCAGCGTGTTCGGCCCTGGTGCGCGCCATTTCGCGACCCAGGCCGAGCTGATTCAAGCGCTGGCCGCCACTGAACATGACAAACACACAACCATTTTGATCAAGGGATCGCGCAGCGCGGTGATGGAAAACGTCGTCGCGGCCTTGTGTGGCTCAAGTACGGAGAAACATTAA
- the mraY gene encoding phospho-N-acetylmuramoyl-pentapeptide-transferase, which translates to MLLLLAEYLQQFHKGFAVFQYLTLRGILGVLTALCLSLFLGPWMIRTLQNLQIGQSVRNDGPQSHLSKSGTPTMGGALILSSIGISTLLWADLHNRYVWTVLLVTLLFGAIGWVDDYRKVIEKNSKGLPSRWKYFWQSVFGLGAAVFLFMTAPSAVETTLIIPMLKDASIPLGVGFVVLTYFVIVGSSNAVNLTDGLDGLAIMPTVMVGGALGIFCYLSGNVKFAEYLLIPYVPGAGELIVFCGALIGAGLGFLWFNTYPAQVFMGDVGALALGAALGTIAVIVRQEIVLFIMGGVFVMETLSVVIQVASFKLTGRRVFRMAPIHHHFELKGWPEPRVIVRFWIITVILVLIGLATLKLR; encoded by the coding sequence ATGCTGCTGCTGCTGGCTGAGTATCTGCAACAGTTCCACAAAGGCTTCGCGGTCTTTCAGTACCTGACCCTGCGCGGGATTTTGGGTGTGCTGACCGCGTTGTGTTTGTCGCTGTTCCTGGGGCCGTGGATGATCCGCACCCTGCAGAACCTGCAAATTGGTCAATCGGTTCGTAATGACGGCCCGCAGTCGCACCTGTCCAAATCCGGCACCCCGACCATGGGCGGCGCACTGATCCTGTCGTCCATCGGCATCAGCACCTTGCTGTGGGCTGATCTGCACAACCGCTACGTGTGGACGGTGTTGTTGGTGACCTTGCTCTTCGGCGCCATCGGCTGGGTAGACGATTACCGCAAAGTGATCGAAAAGAACTCCAAAGGGTTGCCAAGCCGCTGGAAGTATTTCTGGCAGTCGGTGTTTGGCCTGGGCGCAGCGGTGTTCCTGTTCATGACCGCGCCAAGTGCGGTCGAAACCACCCTGATCATTCCGATGCTCAAGGATGCCAGCATTCCCCTGGGCGTCGGTTTCGTGGTGCTGACCTACTTTGTGATCGTTGGCTCCAGCAACGCGGTCAACCTCACTGACGGCCTCGATGGCCTGGCGATCATGCCGACAGTGATGGTGGGCGGGGCGCTCGGCATCTTCTGCTATCTGTCGGGTAACGTGAAATTCGCTGAATACCTGCTGATCCCATATGTACCGGGCGCGGGTGAACTGATTGTGTTCTGCGGCGCCCTGATCGGTGCCGGCCTGGGCTTCCTGTGGTTCAACACCTACCCCGCACAAGTCTTTATGGGCGACGTCGGCGCACTGGCGCTGGGCGCAGCCCTCGGCACCATCGCCGTGATTGTCCGCCAGGAAATCGTGCTGTTCATCATGGGCGGTGTGTTCGTGATGGAAACCCTGTCGGTGGTCATCCAGGTGGCGTCCTTCAAGTTGACCGGGCGTCGTGTGTTCCGCATGGCGCCGATTCACCACCACTTTGAACTCAAGGGCTGGCCCGAGCCACGTGTGATCGTCCGCTTCTGGATCATCACCGTGATTCTGGTGCTGATCGGCCTTGCCACCCTGAAACTGAGGTAG
- the murD gene encoding UDP-N-acetylmuramoyl-L-alanine--D-glutamate ligase produces MSLIASDHFRIVVGLGKSGMSLVRFLANRGKPFAVADTRENPPELVTLRRDYPHVEVRCGELDVEFLCRADELYVSPGLAIATPALQAAAARGVKLSGDIDLFARNAQAPIVAISGSNAKSTVTTLVGEMAAAAGKRVAVGGNLGTPALDLLSDDVELYVMELSSFQLETTHDLGAEVATVLNVSEDHMDRYSGLPAYHLAKHRIFRGAKQVVVNRQDALSRPLMGEGLPCWTFGLGKPDFKAFGIREENGEKYLAFEFQNLMPVRELKIRGAHNQSNALAALALGHAVGLPFDAMLSALRTFGGLEHRCQWVRDLDGVSYYNDSKATNVGAALAAIEGLGADIEGKLVLIAGGDGKGADFKDLKGPVAEHCRAVVLMGRDSDLIAAALGDAVPQVRATSLDDAIAHCKALAQPSDAVLLSPACASFDMFKNYEERGQLFARAVEALA; encoded by the coding sequence GTGTCCCTGATCGCTTCAGACCACTTCCGCATCGTTGTCGGCCTCGGCAAGAGCGGCATGTCCCTGGTTCGCTTCCTGGCGAACCGGGGCAAGCCGTTTGCCGTGGCCGACACGCGGGAAAATCCACCGGAGCTGGTCACGCTGCGCCGTGACTACCCGCACGTGGAAGTGCGTTGTGGCGAGTTGGATGTCGAGTTTCTGTGCCGTGCCGACGAGCTCTACGTGAGCCCCGGCCTGGCTATCGCGACACCTGCCCTGCAAGCCGCCGCTGCCCGTGGCGTGAAGCTGTCCGGCGATATCGACCTGTTCGCGCGCAACGCGCAGGCGCCGATCGTGGCCATCAGCGGTTCCAATGCGAAAAGCACCGTGACCACCCTGGTCGGCGAGATGGCCGCTGCGGCCGGCAAGCGCGTGGCCGTGGGCGGCAACCTCGGCACTCCGGCGCTGGACCTGCTCAGCGACGACGTCGAGTTGTACGTGATGGAGCTGTCGAGCTTCCAGCTGGAAACCACCCACGACCTCGGGGCCGAAGTGGCCACCGTGTTGAACGTCAGTGAAGACCACATGGACCGCTACAGCGGCCTGCCGGCTTACCATTTGGCCAAGCACCGGATCTTCCGTGGCGCCAAGCAAGTGGTGGTCAACCGTCAGGATGCTTTGAGCCGTCCACTGATGGGCGAAGGTCTGCCGTGCTGGACCTTTGGCCTGGGCAAACCCGACTTCAAAGCTTTCGGCATTCGCGAAGAGAACGGCGAGAAATACTTGGCCTTCGAATTCCAGAACCTGATGCCGGTGCGCGAACTGAAAATCCGTGGCGCCCATAACCAGTCCAACGCACTGGCGGCCTTGGCGCTGGGGCATGCCGTTGGCCTGCCGTTCGATGCCATGTTGTCGGCCCTGCGTACCTTTGGCGGCCTCGAACATCGCTGCCAGTGGGTGCGCGACCTCGATGGCGTCAGCTATTACAACGATTCCAAGGCTACCAACGTTGGTGCGGCCCTGGCGGCCATCGAGGGCCTTGGTGCCGATATCGAAGGCAAGCTGGTGCTGATCGCCGGCGGCGACGGCAAAGGTGCCGACTTCAAGGACCTCAAGGGCCCGGTCGCCGAGCATTGCCGCGCCGTGGTGTTGATGGGCCGCGACTCCGATTTGATCGCCGCCGCCCTGGGTGATGCGGTGCCGCAAGTGCGCGCCACCTCCCTGGACGATGCCATCGCTCACTGCAAAGCCCTGGCCCAGCCGAGCGACGCAGTACTGCTGTCGCCGGCGTGTGCCAGTTTCGACATGTTCAAGAACTACGAAGAGCGCGGCCAGCTGTTCGCCCGCGCCGTGGAGGCCTTGGCATGA
- the ftsW gene encoding putative lipid II flippase FtsW, with translation MSINFRNIIKPYPSPIITGRGIDLDFPMLAGCLALLGLGLVMITSASSEVAAVQSGNTLYMMIRHLVYLVIGLGACIVTMMIPIATWQRLGWLMLIGAFGLLIMVILPGIGREVNGSMRWIGFGAFNVQPSEIAKVFVVIYLAGYLVRRQKEVRESWMGFFKPFIVLLPMAGLLLMEPDFGATVVMMGAAAAMLFLGGVGLFRFTLMVVLAVAAVTVLVQAQPYRMARLITFTDPWSDQFGSGYQLTQALIAFGRGEWLGVGLGNSVQKQFYLPEAHTDFVFSVLAEELGVVGSLCTVALFVFVCVRGMYIGLWAEKAKQYFAAYVAYGLSFLWIGQFLINIGVNVGLLPTKGLTLPFLSYGGSSLVICCACLGLLLRIEWESRTHLGSEEMEFSESDFAEEPTHGR, from the coding sequence ATGAGTATCAACTTCCGGAACATCATCAAGCCGTACCCGTCGCCGATCATTACCGGGCGCGGTATCGACCTCGATTTCCCGATGCTCGCCGGTTGTCTGGCACTGTTGGGCCTGGGTCTGGTGATGATCACCTCGGCTTCGTCCGAAGTGGCCGCCGTGCAGTCGGGCAACACCCTGTACATGATGATCCGTCACTTGGTGTACCTGGTGATCGGCCTCGGCGCGTGCATCGTCACCATGATGATCCCTATCGCCACTTGGCAACGCCTGGGTTGGCTGATGCTGATCGGTGCGTTCGGCTTGCTGATCATGGTGATCCTGCCCGGCATCGGCCGCGAGGTGAACGGTTCGATGCGCTGGATCGGCTTCGGTGCGTTTAACGTGCAGCCTTCGGAAATCGCCAAGGTGTTCGTGGTGATCTACCTCGCCGGCTACCTGGTGCGTCGTCAGAAAGAAGTGCGCGAAAGCTGGATGGGCTTCTTCAAGCCGTTCATCGTGCTGCTGCCGATGGCTGGCCTGTTGCTGATGGAACCTGACTTCGGTGCCACCGTTGTAATGATGGGCGCGGCGGCGGCGATGCTGTTCCTCGGCGGTGTGGGTTTGTTCCGCTTCACCTTGATGGTGGTGCTGGCCGTGGCGGCCGTGACCGTCCTGGTACAGGCGCAACCCTACCGGATGGCGCGTCTGATCACCTTTACCGACCCCTGGTCCGATCAGTTTGGTTCCGGTTACCAGTTGACCCAGGCGCTGATTGCCTTCGGTCGCGGCGAGTGGCTGGGCGTGGGCCTGGGCAACAGTGTGCAGAAACAATTCTACCTGCCGGAAGCGCACACCGACTTCGTGTTCTCGGTACTCGCCGAAGAGCTCGGCGTGGTGGGTTCGTTGTGCACTGTCGCGCTGTTCGTGTTCGTGTGTGTGCGCGGCATGTACATCGGCTTGTGGGCCGAGAAGGCCAAACAGTATTTCGCCGCTTATGTGGCGTACGGCTTGTCGTTCCTGTGGATCGGCCAGTTTCTGATCAACATCGGTGTAAACGTCGGCCTGCTGCCGACCAAGGGCCTGACCTTACCGTTCCTCAGCTATGGCGGCAGTTCGCTGGTAATTTGCTGTGCGTGCCTGGGGTTGTTGCTGCGCATCGAGTGGGAGAGTCGAACCCACCTGGGCAGCGAAGAGATGGAGTTCAGCGAAAGCGACTTCGCCGAGGAGCCGACCCATGGGCGCTAA